In Yersinia enterocolitica subsp. enterocolitica, one DNA window encodes the following:
- a CDS encoding PTS mannose/fructose/sorbose transporter subunit IIC, with protein MEISLLQIILIFIFSCIAGIGSVLDEFQTHRPLIACTITGLILGDMTTGVILGGTLELIALGWMNVGAAQSPDSALASIISTILVIVGHQNIATGIAIALPVAAAGQVLTVFARTLTVAFQHAADRAAEKANFAMIDFMHVSALLVQAMRVAIPVLIVSIFVSADTVSHMLNAIPTVVTHGLQIAGGFIVVVGYAMVLNMMGVKYLMPFFFLGFIVGGYLGFSLLAFGGIGLIIALLYIQLNPLYQKPAAPVAQASQAKLDELED; from the coding sequence ATGGAAATAAGTTTACTACAAATAATCTTAATTTTTATTTTCTCATGCATTGCCGGTATCGGCAGCGTGTTGGATGAATTCCAAACTCACCGGCCATTAATTGCTTGCACCATTACCGGACTGATTCTGGGTGATATGACCACCGGCGTTATCCTCGGCGGGACACTGGAGTTAATTGCCCTTGGTTGGATGAACGTCGGTGCTGCGCAATCCCCAGACTCCGCGCTCGCCAGTATTATCTCAACCATTCTGGTCATTGTCGGCCATCAGAATATTGCCACCGGGATCGCTATTGCCCTGCCGGTAGCCGCAGCAGGTCAGGTACTGACTGTCTTTGCCCGTACCCTCACCGTGGCGTTCCAACACGCCGCCGATCGGGCTGCTGAAAAAGCCAATTTCGCTATGATTGATTTTATGCATGTGTCGGCATTGCTGGTTCAGGCCATGCGGGTCGCCATTCCGGTCTTAATCGTCTCTATCTTTGTGAGTGCCGATACCGTTAGCCATATGCTTAATGCAATTCCAACTGTAGTGACTCATGGGTTGCAAATTGCTGGCGGGTTTATCGTCGTCGTCGGTTACGCCATGGTGCTCAACATGATGGGGGTGAAATACCTTATGCCCTTCTTCTTCCTCGGTTTTATTGTCGGCGGTTACCTCGGATTCAGCCTACTCGCCTTCGGCGGTATCGGTCTGATCATTGCCTTGCTGTATATCCAGTTAAACCCGCTTTATCAGAAACCGGCCGCGCCTGTAGCGCAAGCCAGCCAAGCCAAACTTGATGAATTAGAAGATTAG
- a CDS encoding DUF1989 domain-containing protein — protein sequence MSTHTYPACCEKDNGSALGTNATLSSPISVDGTPVIGEVYTVPARCGRAVRLKKGQVIRIINTPGSQVCDTWLFNSADLSEFSSMEHTRAFIDKIIPQPGDALVTNQRRIIGTLLTDTSPGVHDTLIAACDLYRYSNMGITEYHDSCADNMRLALNAIGLRAREVPQPLNLWMNTPVNPDYTISWLPTVSQAGDYVEIRAELECIVVMSACPQDIVPINGCNPQDVHFSVAE from the coding sequence ATGAGCACCCACACTTATCCTGCTTGCTGTGAAAAAGACAACGGTAGCGCGCTGGGCACTAATGCCACGTTATCCTCGCCCATTTCTGTTGATGGGACGCCGGTGATTGGCGAAGTGTATACCGTTCCTGCCCGCTGTGGCCGGGCGGTGCGCTTAAAAAAAGGGCAGGTTATCCGCATTATCAACACGCCCGGTAGTCAGGTGTGTGACACCTGGTTATTTAATAGCGCCGATCTGAGTGAGTTCTCATCAATGGAACACACTCGTGCATTTATTGATAAAATCATTCCTCAGCCGGGAGATGCACTGGTCACCAATCAGCGCCGCATCATCGGCACATTGCTGACTGATACCTCGCCGGGGGTGCATGACACGCTGATTGCGGCTTGTGACCTTTATCGCTATAGCAACATGGGGATCACTGAATACCACGACAGTTGTGCCGATAATATGCGCTTAGCGTTGAACGCGATCGGGCTACGTGCGCGTGAAGTGCCACAACCCTTGAACCTGTGGATGAATACACCCGTCAATCCGGATTACACCATTTCCTGGTTACCGACGGTGAGCCAAGCGGGTGATTATGTTGAGATTCGTGCCGAGCTGGAATGCATTGTTGTGATGTCTGCTTGCCCGCAAGACATTGTGCCAATCAATGGCTGTAACCCACAGGATGTGCATTTTAGCGTCGCTGAATAA
- a CDS encoding M20 family metallo-hydrolase translates to MLNRAGVQVAGHVSQQRLMDKLAQLARFGALENGGVNRQALSAEELEARAWLIDWAYTLGCEVMTDDCANLFIRRAGREDLPPVVTGSHIDTQPCGGNLDGCYGVIAGMECLSALAQAGVTTLRPIEVAVWMNEEGSRFSPGAMGSSVFVQPQRLANYLNNQDAQGETLVQALTRCHQRFLHLPRRATLPLAAFVELHIEQGPVLEQANQPLALVQGIQGVRWYQVTCLGQSAHAGTTPMSDRQDAMSLARQTVQQLEQRATALPADELRLTFGRWEIEPNAINTIVGRATFTLDFRHASPTVLAQFDDWMQQIAADNVVVECVFSHAPVVFNTQLLAQQYACTQALEIETATLTSGAFHDAMHLASHCPTSMFFVPSHNGISHNPAEYTDPQYLYLGAKALACCLTELANQPIGVTHEHPHLSCLL, encoded by the coding sequence ATGCTTAATCGCGCAGGTGTTCAGGTTGCCGGTCATGTTAGCCAACAGCGCTTAATGGATAAATTGGCGCAATTAGCCCGCTTTGGAGCGTTGGAGAACGGCGGTGTTAATCGACAAGCTTTATCCGCTGAAGAATTAGAAGCCAGAGCATGGCTCATTGACTGGGCCTATACATTAGGCTGCGAAGTGATGACTGATGACTGCGCAAATCTGTTTATTCGCCGCGCCGGTCGTGAAGATTTACCGCCGGTAGTGACGGGCAGCCATATTGATACTCAACCCTGCGGCGGCAATCTTGATGGTTGCTATGGCGTCATTGCCGGTATGGAGTGTTTGAGCGCTCTGGCTCAGGCCGGAGTCACTACTTTGCGCCCGATTGAAGTGGCGGTTTGGATGAACGAAGAAGGTAGCCGATTCTCTCCCGGAGCCATGGGGTCGAGTGTCTTTGTGCAACCGCAGCGTTTGGCAAATTATCTGAATAATCAGGATGCACAGGGCGAGACTTTAGTGCAGGCGCTGACACGCTGCCATCAGCGTTTTCTACATTTACCACGTCGTGCCACCTTGCCCTTGGCGGCTTTTGTCGAATTGCATATCGAGCAGGGACCGGTACTGGAACAAGCCAATCAGCCGTTAGCACTGGTGCAAGGTATTCAGGGCGTGCGTTGGTATCAGGTCACCTGTCTGGGGCAATCGGCCCATGCAGGCACCACGCCGATGTCGGATCGCCAGGATGCGATGTCACTGGCCCGCCAGACAGTTCAGCAATTGGAACAACGAGCCACCGCACTGCCAGCAGATGAATTACGTCTGACTTTTGGCCGCTGGGAGATTGAGCCAAATGCCATTAATACCATTGTCGGTCGTGCCACCTTCACCCTCGATTTCCGCCATGCCAGTCCTACGGTATTAGCACAGTTTGATGATTGGATGCAGCAGATAGCTGCGGATAACGTGGTAGTCGAGTGCGTATTCAGTCATGCACCGGTGGTCTTCAATACACAGCTATTGGCACAACAATATGCTTGCACCCAGGCATTAGAGATAGAAACCGCGACGCTGACTTCCGGTGCATTTCACGATGCGATGCATCTGGCCAGTCATTGCCCGACCAGTATGTTTTTCGTTCCCAGCCATAACGGCATCAGTCATAACCCGGCTGAATATACAGACCCTCAGTATCTGTACCTCGGCGCGAAGGCTTTAGCCTGTTGCCTGACAGAACTGGCAAATCAACCCATAGGAGTTACTCATGAGCACCCACACTTATCCTGCTTGCTGTGA
- a CDS encoding mannose/fructose/sorbose PTS transporter subunit IIB — MKINLARIDDRLIHGQVTTVWAKEAKAGRIIICSDDVYNDEIRKTLLKQAAPPGIKVNVVNIEKAVAVYHNPNYINDTVFYLFTNPTDVLRLIDQGIKIDVINIGGMAFKHGKTQLTKAVSVDQNDINAFYALAERGVHLDLRVVTSDPDVDVIKKLRELGSK, encoded by the coding sequence ATGAAAATCAATCTGGCAAGAATTGACGACCGGCTGATTCATGGTCAGGTCACCACGGTTTGGGCCAAAGAAGCTAAAGCTGGACGTATTATTATTTGTAGTGACGACGTTTATAACGATGAAATTCGGAAAACATTATTAAAACAGGCAGCACCACCGGGAATAAAAGTGAATGTCGTTAATATTGAAAAGGCGGTAGCGGTGTATCACAACCCAAATTATATCAATGACACTGTGTTTTATTTATTTACTAATCCAACAGATGTTTTACGATTGATAGATCAGGGCATAAAAATTGATGTTATTAATATTGGCGGCATGGCCTTTAAACATGGGAAAACACAATTGACCAAAGCGGTATCAGTTGATCAAAATGACATTAACGCTTTTTATGCATTAGCAGAACGCGGTGTTCATTTAGATTTACGGGTAGTCACTTCCGACCCTGATGTGGATGTGATTAAAAAGTTACGCGAGCTGGGGTCTAAATAA
- a CDS encoding amino acid ABC transporter permease, producing MNDFFLYLPDFARALGVTLGISMSAAIIGACAGFILQAVCRNSRWLFWPWRTYVWLIRGTPYLAQLAVFYFGLPAIGVTLSAVEATVISLAIYSSAYFGEIFRTAWKSIGHGQLEAAQVHDISAWKSFWHIQTPQALRFSLPLLGNQFILTIKESAVASIITVPELTMTTGQIVANTYTYIVPYTLLILSYWLLAQGVSVGVRLLSRQAIEG from the coding sequence ATGAACGATTTCTTCCTTTATCTGCCGGACTTTGCTCGCGCATTGGGTGTCACGCTGGGTATTAGCATGAGTGCGGCGATCATCGGGGCTTGTGCCGGGTTTATCTTGCAGGCGGTGTGCCGTAATAGCCGCTGGTTGTTCTGGCCCTGGCGCACCTATGTGTGGCTGATTCGCGGTACACCTTATCTGGCACAGCTAGCGGTGTTTTATTTCGGTTTACCCGCTATCGGTGTGACGCTAAGTGCAGTTGAAGCCACGGTGATATCGCTGGCTATTTACAGCTCTGCTTATTTTGGCGAAATCTTCCGCACCGCGTGGAAAAGCATCGGGCACGGGCAGTTGGAAGCGGCGCAAGTACATGATATTTCAGCGTGGAAAAGTTTTTGGCACATCCAGACGCCACAAGCTTTGCGCTTTAGTTTACCGCTGTTGGGTAACCAGTTCATTTTGACCATTAAAGAGAGCGCCGTGGCATCGATTATCACGGTGCCGGAGTTGACCATGACCACTGGGCAGATAGTCGCCAATACCTACACCTATATTGTGCCTTATACCTTGTTGATCCTCAGTTATTGGCTGCTGGCGCAAGGTGTCAGTGTTGGTGTGCGCTTACTCAGCCGTCAGGCCATAGAGGGATAA
- a CDS encoding ArsR/SmtB family transcription factor — MIANHPEREQIRLENVLTALGNPLRLAVVRRLAAGGEHACGTLVHGLSKSTLTHHWRVLRESGVIWQRPCGRESLLSLRRDDIDARFPGLLDVLLSAVENDATTDESTAKHLPGE, encoded by the coding sequence ATGATTGCAAATCACCCTGAGCGTGAGCAGATCCGTTTGGAAAATGTGCTGACGGCTTTAGGTAATCCGCTGCGGTTGGCTGTGGTACGCAGACTGGCAGCAGGGGGCGAACATGCATGTGGTACTTTGGTACACGGGCTATCTAAATCGACCTTAACCCATCATTGGCGGGTACTGCGTGAAAGTGGTGTTATCTGGCAACGACCATGCGGGCGTGAAAGTTTGTTATCACTGCGACGTGATGATATTGATGCCCGCTTCCCCGGCTTGTTGGATGTGCTACTAAGTGCAGTCGAGAATGATGCGACCACTGATGAGTCAACGGCAAAACATCTGCCGGGGGAGTGA
- a CDS encoding zinc-binding dehydrogenase — MKTKALRLYGKNDLRLESFDLPEIGDDEILATVVTDSICLSSWKEANLGADHKKVPDNVAENPIIIGHEFCGDILQVGKKWQHKFKPGSRYVIQANLQLPDRPDCPGYSFPYVGGEATHVVIPNEVMEQDCLLPYEGESYFEGSLVEPLSCVIGAFNANYHLVPGTYQHKMGIKPGGNVLILGGTGPMGLLAIDYALHGPINPQLLVVTDRHQQKLDYAARLYPSEPQTRVHYLNTKQTDDQFERLMALTEGKGYDDIFVFVPSAELVTLASSLLAPDGCFNFFAGPQDKNFMASVNFYDIHYSFTHYVGTSGGNTDDMREAVKLIEAKKVNAGKVVSHILGLNDAAETTLNLPQIIGGKKLVYTGKNMPLTSLSELMSHQQDSPLLQELQAILRKTDGLWSKAAEDFVLAHAQEI, encoded by the coding sequence ATGAAAACTAAAGCACTGCGTTTATATGGTAAAAATGACTTACGTCTGGAAAGCTTTGATTTACCGGAAATCGGCGACGATGAAATTCTGGCAACAGTGGTAACCGACAGTATTTGCCTCTCTTCATGGAAAGAAGCCAATTTGGGCGCTGACCATAAAAAAGTGCCGGATAATGTGGCGGAAAATCCGATTATTATTGGTCATGAATTTTGCGGTGATATTCTACAAGTCGGTAAGAAATGGCAGCATAAATTCAAACCCGGCAGCCGTTATGTTATTCAGGCTAATTTGCAATTACCCGACCGCCCAGATTGCCCCGGATATTCTTTCCCCTATGTTGGAGGTGAGGCCACCCATGTGGTTATTCCCAATGAAGTGATGGAACAAGATTGCTTACTACCATATGAAGGGGAAAGTTATTTTGAGGGTTCATTGGTCGAGCCGCTTTCTTGTGTTATCGGTGCATTTAATGCCAATTATCATCTGGTTCCCGGTACTTATCAGCATAAAATGGGAATCAAGCCTGGCGGTAATGTGTTGATTCTTGGCGGTACCGGCCCGATGGGATTATTAGCCATTGATTACGCACTGCACGGGCCAATTAATCCGCAATTATTGGTTGTTACAGACCGCCACCAGCAAAAGCTGGATTATGCCGCCCGCTTGTATCCGAGTGAACCACAGACGCGAGTGCATTATCTCAATACTAAACAAACTGATGATCAGTTTGAACGTTTAATGGCCCTGACCGAGGGTAAAGGTTATGACGATATCTTTGTGTTCGTCCCTTCAGCTGAATTGGTCACATTAGCTTCAAGCCTATTAGCACCCGATGGCTGCTTTAATTTCTTTGCCGGCCCACAGGATAAGAATTTTATGGCGTCGGTTAATTTCTACGACATCCATTATTCCTTTACCCATTATGTTGGCACCTCGGGTGGCAATACCGACGACATGAGAGAAGCAGTAAAGTTAATTGAAGCGAAGAAAGTGAATGCAGGCAAAGTGGTATCTCATATTCTTGGGCTAAATGACGCGGCAGAAACCACATTGAATTTACCGCAAATTATCGGTGGCAAGAAGTTGGTTTACACCGGCAAAAATATGCCGCTGACATCATTGAGTGAACTGATGAGCCACCAGCAAGATTCACCGCTATTACAAGAGCTACAGGCTATTTTGCGTAAAACTGACGGGTTGTGGTCAAAAGCAGCTGAAGATTTTGTTTTAGCTCACGCCCAAGAGATTTAA
- a CDS encoding amino acid ABC transporter permease, producing the protein MMGEFFQLLRSWLPMLIDGAVTTASLCIVAIVAGFFIGVVIYLMESGHSRLGRGFARIYISLFRGTPVLAQVLLCFYLPGELGLSLPGYLAAVLALTLNTAAYQSQILRSGFNAIPPGQLEAAAMCGLSPRQALWHIQIPQVLRLTLPSLISELIDVIKASAVVSVIAITDLMRVGQQLASATYRPLEVYIAIALSYLVLTSLLALLGNYVERRWHKESR; encoded by the coding sequence GGTCGTGGCTGCCGATGTTGATAGACGGCGCGGTGACCACCGCCTCGCTGTGCATCGTGGCTATTGTTGCCGGTTTCTTTATCGGTGTGGTGATTTACCTGATGGAAAGCGGCCACTCACGATTGGGAAGAGGGTTCGCCCGTATCTATATCAGTTTGTTTCGCGGCACGCCGGTTCTGGCTCAGGTTCTATTGTGTTTTTACCTGCCGGGGGAGTTGGGATTGTCACTTCCCGGTTATCTGGCTGCGGTGTTGGCACTCACACTCAATACCGCAGCCTATCAATCACAAATCTTACGCAGTGGTTTTAATGCTATCCCGCCGGGGCAGTTAGAAGCCGCGGCAATGTGCGGATTAAGCCCGCGCCAGGCCTTGTGGCATATCCAAATTCCACAAGTGTTGCGCCTGACCCTGCCATCACTGATTTCAGAGTTAATTGATGTGATTAAGGCCTCGGCAGTGGTATCGGTCATCGCCATCACCGATTTGATGCGGGTGGGGCAGCAGTTGGCATCGGCGACCTACCGCCCATTAGAGGTGTATATCGCGATTGCGTTGTCTTATCTGGTGCTGACCAGCTTGCTGGCACTGTTAGGCAACTATGTTGAACGGCGCTGGCATAAGGAGAGCCGATGA
- a CDS encoding PTS system mannose/fructose/sorbose family transporter subunit IID, producing the protein MTTLNKRLTQSDLFKMFLRSNLQQASFNYERIHGLGFCYDMVPAIKRLYPLKEDQIAALKRHLVFFNTTPAVCGPVIGVTAAMEEARANGADIDEGAINSLKVGLMGPLAGVGDPLIWGTLRPITAALGASLALNGNVLGPILFFLSFNSVRLALKWFGLQYGFTKGINIVKDLGGNVLQKLTEGASILGLFIMGVLVTKWTSINVPLVISKTPGHDGTTVTMTVQNILDQLCPGLLALGLTLLMMRLLKRKINPIWLIFSLFGLGIVGSWLGILS; encoded by the coding sequence ATGACCACATTAAACAAACGATTAACCCAGTCTGATCTGTTTAAAATGTTTTTACGCAGCAACTTGCAACAGGCCTCTTTTAACTATGAACGTATTCATGGCCTGGGTTTCTGCTATGACATGGTACCCGCAATCAAGCGCTTGTATCCGCTAAAAGAAGACCAAATTGCCGCATTGAAACGCCATTTAGTGTTCTTCAACACCACTCCGGCGGTCTGCGGGCCAGTGATCGGCGTCACCGCCGCCATGGAAGAAGCACGAGCCAATGGCGCTGACATTGATGAGGGGGCGATCAATAGCTTGAAAGTTGGGCTGATGGGGCCGCTGGCCGGGGTCGGTGACCCACTGATTTGGGGCACTTTGCGCCCCATCACTGCCGCCCTGGGAGCCTCGCTGGCATTGAACGGCAATGTGCTAGGGCCAATTCTTTTCTTCTTGTCCTTCAACTCCGTGCGCCTGGCCCTGAAATGGTTCGGCCTGCAATACGGTTTCACTAAGGGTATCAACATCGTCAAAGATCTTGGCGGAAATGTGCTGCAAAAACTGACCGAGGGTGCCTCGATTCTGGGCTTGTTTATCATGGGGGTATTGGTCACCAAATGGACCAGTATCAATGTGCCGCTGGTGATATCGAAAACACCGGGCCACGACGGCACAACAGTAACCATGACCGTACAAAATATTCTCGATCAGCTGTGCCCAGGTTTATTAGCACTGGGTCTTACTCTATTAATGATGCGTTTGCTCAAACGCAAAATTAACCCTATCTGGCTCATCTTCTCCCTGTTTGGCCTCGGAATTGTAGGCTCATGGCTTGGCATTCTTTCCTAA
- a CDS encoding amino acid ABC transporter ATP-binding protein: MTSHEPIIELRQLGKSFAANRVLAGINLTVNAGEIVTLIGPSGSGKTTALRCMNFLEAYDEGEVLIKGQLLGYSSAGREAKHRDSAALIAEVRRPLAMVFQQFNLWPHMTVLENVCAPLILGKKLPHDEARKKAAAALAQVGMSDKTQARPSRLSGGQQQRVGIARALALEPELLLLDEPTSALDPERVEEVLDVIKALANNGMTMVMVTHEMSFAAKISSRVVFMADGSIVESGAPATLFRQPQTDRLKSFLAPWFKRPLQLDEPEAEHA, translated from the coding sequence ATGACGAGTCACGAACCCATTATTGAATTACGCCAGCTAGGCAAATCCTTTGCGGCTAATCGGGTGTTGGCAGGAATTAACTTGACGGTCAATGCAGGTGAAATTGTCACCTTAATTGGCCCCTCTGGTTCAGGGAAAACCACCGCGTTACGTTGCATGAATTTCCTCGAAGCCTATGACGAGGGTGAAGTCCTGATCAAGGGGCAATTACTGGGTTATAGCAGTGCCGGGCGTGAAGCAAAACACCGTGATAGTGCGGCGTTAATTGCTGAAGTGCGCCGGCCACTGGCGATGGTATTCCAGCAATTCAATTTGTGGCCGCACATGACGGTGCTGGAAAATGTCTGTGCGCCCTTAATTCTGGGGAAAAAACTGCCACACGATGAAGCGCGCAAAAAAGCGGCCGCGGCATTGGCTCAGGTCGGGATGTCGGATAAGACGCAAGCTCGTCCGTCGCGATTATCCGGCGGGCAGCAGCAGCGGGTAGGCATTGCCAGAGCATTGGCTCTGGAGCCTGAGTTATTGTTACTTGATGAGCCGACCTCCGCCCTTGACCCAGAGCGGGTGGAGGAGGTGCTGGATGTCATTAAGGCACTGGCAAACAACGGCATGACCATGGTGATGGTGACACATGAAATGTCGTTCGCTGCCAAAATTTCGTCCCGCGTGGTGTTTATGGCTGACGGCTCAATTGTTGAAAGTGGTGCGCCCGCGACTTTATTCCGCCAACCGCAGACTGACCGGTTGAAATCATTTCTTGCGCCGTGGTTTAAACGGCCACTGCAACTGGATGAACCGGAGGCCGAACATGCTTAA
- the fusA gene encoding elongation factor G: MARKTPIERYRNIGISAHIDAGKTTTTERILFYTGVSHKLGEVHDGGATTDWMAQEQERGITITSAAVTCFWQGMDRTLPEHRINIIDTPGHVDFTIEVERSMRVLDGAVMVYDAVGGVQPQSETVWRQANKYRVPRLAFVNKMDRPGADFFRVRQMMIDRLKANPVPIVIPIGSEEHFTGVVDLRLMRAIIWDEESQGMTFSYEPIPENLLATANEWREKMVSEAAEASEALMTEYLETGDLTVDEITEGLRIRTIAGEIQPMLCGSAFKNKGVQRMLDAVVELMPSPVDIPPVSGTDEDGNEVSRKADDNEKFSALAFKLMTDPYVGQLTFVRVYSGVLSKGDSVYNPIRGKKERIGRIVQMHANNRIEVDEIRAGDIAACVGLKDVTTGETLCDPDAVITLVRMEFPEPVISQAIEPKTKADQEKMGIALQRLASEDPSFRIRTDEESGQTIISGMGELHLEIIVDRMKREFGVEANIGKPQVTYRETVRKTVTDVDGKFVRQSGGKGQYGHVVFTLEPQEPGSGVAFVDATKGGVVPREFIGAVEKGVLEATNTGVLAGYPVVDVKVTLTFGSYHEVDSSELAFKMAAIFGFKEAAKRASPVILEPVMSVEVETPEEYAGNVMGDLSSRRGLVQGMEEMVGGGKIIRAEVPLSEMFGYSTVLRSMSQGRATYTMEFKHYAEAPRNVADAIIAARGNRS, from the coding sequence ATGGCACGTAAAACTCCTATCGAGCGCTATCGCAACATCGGTATCTCCGCCCACATCGACGCTGGTAAAACCACCACTACCGAGCGCATTTTGTTCTACACCGGCGTCAGTCATAAGCTGGGTGAAGTGCATGATGGTGGCGCGACAACTGACTGGATGGCGCAGGAGCAGGAACGTGGCATTACCATTACATCGGCTGCCGTGACCTGCTTTTGGCAAGGTATGGACAGAACCTTACCCGAGCACCGTATCAATATTATCGACACCCCTGGGCACGTAGATTTCACCATTGAGGTGGAACGTTCTATGCGGGTACTTGATGGTGCGGTCATGGTGTATGACGCAGTCGGTGGTGTGCAGCCACAATCGGAAACCGTCTGGCGGCAGGCCAATAAATACCGTGTTCCACGTCTGGCATTCGTTAATAAAATGGACCGCCCCGGCGCTGATTTTTTCCGCGTACGCCAGATGATGATTGATCGTCTGAAAGCTAATCCAGTGCCCATTGTGATACCAATCGGCAGTGAAGAACACTTTACTGGTGTGGTGGATTTACGACTTATGCGCGCCATTATTTGGGATGAAGAGTCTCAAGGCATGACATTTAGCTATGAGCCAATTCCAGAAAACTTGCTGGCGACAGCCAATGAGTGGCGCGAGAAAATGGTTTCCGAGGCGGCTGAAGCCTCTGAAGCGCTGATGACAGAATATCTGGAAACCGGCGACCTGACGGTGGATGAAATCACCGAAGGTCTGCGTATTCGGACCATTGCCGGTGAAATCCAGCCCATGTTGTGCGGCAGCGCCTTTAAGAACAAAGGAGTGCAGCGCATGTTAGATGCGGTAGTTGAATTGATGCCCTCGCCAGTGGATATTCCGCCGGTCAGTGGCACCGATGAAGATGGAAATGAAGTCAGCCGTAAAGCCGATGATAACGAAAAATTCTCGGCGCTGGCGTTCAAATTAATGACTGACCCCTATGTCGGTCAGCTGACTTTCGTGCGCGTCTATTCCGGCGTACTGAGTAAAGGCGACAGTGTTTACAACCCAATTCGCGGTAAGAAAGAGCGTATTGGCCGTATTGTGCAGATGCATGCCAATAATCGGATTGAAGTGGATGAAATCCGTGCTGGTGATATCGCGGCTTGTGTGGGGTTGAAGGATGTGACCACCGGAGAAACGCTGTGTGACCCGGATGCGGTAATAACCCTGGTGCGGATGGAATTCCCTGAGCCGGTTATTTCGCAAGCCATTGAACCGAAAACTAAAGCAGATCAGGAGAAAATGGGGATCGCACTGCAACGGCTGGCATCGGAGGATCCCTCATTCCGCATTCGGACTGACGAGGAATCAGGCCAGACCATTATCTCCGGTATGGGGGAGTTGCATCTGGAGATCATTGTCGACCGCATGAAACGTGAGTTCGGTGTGGAAGCCAATATTGGTAAACCGCAAGTCACTTACCGCGAAACAGTGCGCAAGACCGTGACCGATGTCGACGGTAAATTTGTCCGTCAGTCCGGTGGTAAAGGGCAATATGGTCATGTGGTCTTTACCCTCGAACCTCAGGAACCGGGTAGCGGTGTTGCTTTTGTCGATGCGACTAAAGGTGGCGTGGTGCCGCGTGAATTTATCGGCGCGGTCGAAAAAGGGGTGCTCGAAGCCACTAATACCGGGGTGCTAGCTGGTTATCCGGTGGTGGATGTGAAAGTGACTCTGACATTCGGTTCCTATCACGAAGTCGATTCATCAGAATTGGCATTTAAAATGGCCGCTATCTTTGGTTTCAAAGAAGCCGCCAAACGCGCCTCACCGGTGATTCTGGAGCCAGTGATGAGTGTCGAGGTGGAAACACCGGAAGAGTATGCCGGTAATGTGATGGGCGACCTTTCCTCTCGCCGTGGCTTGGTGCAAGGGATGGAAGAGATGGTCGGGGGCGGAAAAATTATCCGTGCCGAAGTGCCGTTATCCGAAATGTTTGGTTACTCCACGGTATTGCGTTCCATGTCACAGGGCCGCGCGACTTATACCATGGAATTCAAACATTACGCTGAAGCGCCACGTAATGTGGCCGATGCCATTATTGCGGCGCGGGGTAATAGAAGCTAA
- a CDS encoding cupin domain-containing protein: protein MKKNGDNSGFVLSDLGMRLRHARVAQDITLKQLALKVGCSESLLSKLENEVASPSLAMLHRLASALETNISDLMAESWVADSPVLKPEQRIRKRFMHRNKKGGIALENLTHHHKGGLLQGNIHIIEPGVASDGQIEHHGEEMGYVLEGEIALYLGEETYTLSVGDSFYFPSNVPHGYRNIGQSAAKVLWVNTPVTF from the coding sequence ATGAAAAAAAACGGCGATAACAGCGGTTTTGTTTTATCTGATTTAGGGATGCGTTTACGTCATGCCCGTGTGGCGCAGGACATCACGTTAAAGCAGCTAGCGCTCAAAGTGGGATGCTCAGAGAGTTTATTGTCGAAACTGGAAAATGAGGTAGCGTCGCCCTCGCTGGCCATGTTGCACCGGCTCGCCAGCGCGTTGGAAACCAATATTTCGGATTTGATGGCCGAAAGTTGGGTGGCAGACTCACCGGTGTTGAAACCGGAGCAGCGCATCCGTAAACGGTTTATGCACCGTAATAAGAAAGGTGGCATTGCGCTGGAAAATCTAACTCATCATCACAAGGGCGGGTTGTTACAGGGAAATATTCATATTATTGAGCCAGGTGTCGCCAGTGACGGGCAGATAGAACACCACGGTGAGGAGATGGGATACGTGCTGGAAGGGGAAATTGCCCTGTATTTAGGTGAAGAGACCTATACCCTCAGCGTGGGTGATTCCTTTTATTTCCCCAGTAATGTACCCCACGGTTATCGCAATATTGGTCAGTCAGCCGCGAAGGTGTTGTGGGTGAATACGCCGGTGACCTTCTAA